The proteins below are encoded in one region of Terriglobales bacterium:
- a CDS encoding DUF5666 domain-containing protein encodes MKTAIRIAMSLALACSFAAAQQAPTDQPGQGQERRGFGGREFRGVVGQITEVSGSTLKLKLRDGSMGTVNITSDTRFRKAGQQAQLSDFKVGDNVMVRGDSTGDKTWTAQVVGEGPSQAQMQEMQQRMKDAMGKTMVIGDVKSIDPPKLTVTRTDGVEQTIEADENTSFRKGRDESITMPDIKVGDTIFARGELKNGTFVPTAVNVVPPEMARRMKENGGGMFMMDGGPRRQREGQQPPAEAGQQSQPK; translated from the coding sequence ATGAAGACTGCTATCCGAATTGCAATGAGTCTGGCTCTCGCGTGCTCTTTTGCCGCTGCCCAGCAGGCGCCTACCGATCAGCCAGGACAAGGCCAGGAGCGCCGAGGCTTCGGCGGCCGTGAGTTTCGCGGCGTTGTCGGACAGATCACCGAAGTCTCAGGCTCGACCCTCAAGCTCAAGCTGCGCGACGGCTCCATGGGAACCGTGAACATCACTTCTGATACGCGCTTCCGCAAAGCCGGTCAGCAGGCTCAGCTCTCCGATTTCAAAGTTGGCGATAATGTAATGGTCCGCGGCGATTCCACGGGCGACAAAACCTGGACAGCACAGGTCGTGGGTGAAGGTCCATCGCAGGCGCAGATGCAGGAGATGCAGCAGCGCATGAAAGACGCGATGGGCAAGACCATGGTTATTGGCGATGTGAAGTCGATCGATCCGCCGAAGCTCACAGTCACGCGCACCGATGGCGTGGAGCAAACGATCGAGGCCGATGAGAACACCTCGTTTCGCAAAGGGCGCGACGAGAGCATCACCATGCCCGACATCAAAGTTGGTGACACAATCTTTGCTCGCGGCGAGCTGAAGAATGGAACATTCGTTCCCACAGCCGTGAACGTCGTGCCTCCCGAAATGGCACGCCGCATGAAAGAGAATGGCGGCGGAATGTTCATGATGGACGGCGGTCCGCGACGCCAACGTGAGGGCCAGCAGCCGCCGGCCGAAGCTGGCCAGCAAAGTCAACCCAAGTAG
- a CDS encoding OmpA family protein, producing MRNLLAVSLLAAAAAWAQDQPAAQTSAPPSTQTQQQPAPAQPQTAPQQAPSAQQTQPTETQTAPAQAPAAQPQPAIRRTNLTELFHGPTLSEVYCAGFISKEKLKPSGTMVAGNYSPDQAQYTENGYIFLAGNDLQEGKEYLLLRHAQDPNQYQSFPGQLGILKSMGELYQDLGRAKVLYLRNKTAVAHIESSCSDVMPGDIAVPFQERPRPEFKQTTFERFAPPNGKTTGRIVMGRDLDTEFGSHRIVYLNVGESQGVKPGDYFRITREYSAAAHNPAESLGFEAPAYDDTQKDPSKFNFRTQAGELPRRTVGELMVINAGPNSSTALTTYTPEDARLGDGVEMIDATPYPPPPPEAVAAPEPPTISCSVSRSTIQVGETANITCNGVPEEGHTVTYNYQASAGQIAPHDSRATLTGTAPGPVTVTATAVDDRNLSAQTTVNVDVQAAPTPVSPTSAPTPALLNELIFKPNSARVDNKAKALLDDDALRLQRDANATMIIEGSSNPSENEALATQRAENAKTYLVQSKGIDPNRIQTRPAASKTGAKVNVIMVPAGAGPQ from the coding sequence ATGAGAAATCTACTTGCCGTTTCGCTGCTCGCGGCAGCCGCCGCCTGGGCACAGGATCAGCCTGCCGCCCAGACCAGCGCGCCCCCATCGACGCAGACTCAGCAGCAGCCAGCTCCAGCTCAGCCGCAAACAGCGCCACAACAGGCGCCATCGGCGCAGCAAACCCAGCCTACTGAGACTCAGACAGCGCCTGCGCAAGCACCGGCTGCTCAGCCGCAGCCCGCGATTCGCCGCACCAATCTTACTGAGCTATTTCACGGTCCGACCTTGTCCGAGGTTTATTGTGCTGGATTCATTTCCAAAGAGAAGCTGAAACCCAGCGGCACCATGGTCGCAGGCAATTATTCTCCTGACCAGGCGCAGTACACCGAAAACGGCTACATATTTCTCGCGGGAAATGATCTGCAGGAGGGGAAAGAATATCTCCTGCTGCGCCATGCCCAAGACCCCAACCAGTACCAGTCATTTCCCGGGCAGCTTGGGATTTTGAAGAGCATGGGCGAGCTGTATCAGGATCTCGGACGAGCGAAGGTTCTCTATCTCCGCAACAAGACCGCCGTCGCGCACATTGAGTCAAGTTGCAGCGACGTAATGCCGGGAGATATTGCCGTTCCATTTCAGGAACGGCCGCGGCCGGAATTCAAGCAGACCACGTTCGAGCGTTTCGCTCCTCCGAACGGAAAGACCACCGGTCGCATCGTGATGGGACGTGATTTGGATACGGAGTTCGGCTCCCATCGCATTGTCTATCTGAATGTCGGCGAATCTCAGGGAGTGAAGCCCGGCGACTATTTCCGCATCACGCGCGAATATTCGGCGGCGGCGCACAATCCTGCCGAATCGCTCGGGTTTGAAGCTCCCGCTTATGACGACACCCAGAAAGACCCGTCGAAATTCAATTTCCGCACACAGGCTGGAGAATTACCGCGTCGCACTGTTGGGGAACTGATGGTCATCAATGCGGGACCGAATTCTTCAACCGCGCTCACCACCTACACTCCAGAGGATGCTCGTCTCGGCGATGGCGTGGAGATGATTGACGCCACACCGTACCCGCCTCCGCCGCCTGAAGCGGTGGCTGCTCCTGAGCCTCCAACAATTAGTTGTTCGGTGAGTCGCTCGACCATCCAGGTGGGCGAGACGGCAAACATCACCTGCAACGGCGTTCCCGAGGAAGGCCATACGGTAACGTACAACTATCAGGCGAGCGCCGGCCAAATTGCCCCGCACGACAGCCGCGCTACATTGACCGGAACGGCACCCGGCCCGGTTACAGTTACCGCCACGGCTGTCGACGATCGCAACCTCTCTGCACAAACCACCGTAAACGTGGATGTGCAGGCAGCTCCGACTCCGGTGTCTCCCACTTCGGCGCCCACTCCTGCGCTGCTGAACGAACTGATCTTCAAGCCCAACAGCGCGCGTGTAGATAACAAAGCCAAAGCCTTACTTGATGACGATGCGCTTCGCCTGCAACGCGACGCCAATGCCACGATGATCATCGAGGGATCTTCGAATCCGTCGGAGAACGAAGCTCTCGCTACTCAGCGCGCGGAGAACGCTAAGACGTATCTGGTCCAAAGCAAAGGCATCGATCCTAATCGCATTCAAACGCGGCCTGCTGCCAGCAAGACCGGTGCAAAGGTTAACGTGATCATGGTTCCTGCAGGTGCTGGACCGCAGTAG
- the aroE gene encoding shikimate dehydrogenase, with protein sequence MKIETPSYAVRFLRHRLPRVCVALFADNPADFMHKIESAAYDNSLLELRLDYLSKPAMLFPKLKQFAEFHRDVMLVATCRRAVNGGKYRGSVASQIEVLGKAAAAGCQLVDIELETANSLKEQEISKLRQQAGLMISFHDFRGTKKLEETWDSMRELGADYIKIVSTAKSLADNVKMIRLLEQRSDVASTVGVCMGEQGIVSRILNVRFGSAFTFASAQTGEETAPGQIAARVLRDVYRIDMVDAATKVYGVAGDPIAHSLSPQMMNTAFRRENINAVYVPLQTSDVKDLLTCVREVPIQGLSITMPLKEDVLEHLDKTDALSERIGACNTLIRSQDGKLYGFNTDVAGVVRPLEQRLNLAGAKILVIGAGGAARAAVFGLRERSSEVWVMNRSAEKGQKLARQAHAHYVSHQHLKKLQFDVIINATPVGMGARPQSPIEESELQARYLFEMIYNPAETKLVKMARAKGIQVIAGSEMFVHQGARQFEIWTGKPAPFDDMHRTVLHALGLGQQSFTMREPAAAMPLRKA encoded by the coding sequence ATGAAAATCGAAACCCCAAGCTACGCGGTGCGGTTCCTGCGACATCGGCTCCCGCGCGTTTGCGTAGCGCTCTTTGCCGATAATCCGGCCGATTTCATGCACAAAATCGAGTCGGCCGCCTACGATAACTCCTTGCTGGAGTTGCGTTTAGACTATCTCTCCAAACCGGCAATGCTGTTTCCGAAGCTCAAGCAATTTGCCGAGTTTCATCGCGATGTCATGCTGGTCGCGACCTGTCGGCGAGCGGTAAATGGGGGTAAGTACCGCGGATCGGTGGCTTCGCAGATCGAAGTCCTGGGCAAAGCTGCGGCGGCTGGATGTCAACTGGTAGACATCGAGCTTGAAACAGCTAACTCACTGAAAGAACAGGAAATATCCAAGCTCCGCCAGCAGGCTGGGCTGATGATTTCCTTCCATGATTTTCGCGGTACCAAAAAGCTGGAAGAGACTTGGGATTCGATGCGGGAGCTTGGCGCCGATTACATCAAAATCGTCTCTACGGCGAAGTCTCTCGCCGATAACGTCAAGATGATTCGCCTGCTTGAACAGCGGTCCGACGTGGCCAGCACGGTCGGTGTTTGCATGGGTGAGCAGGGGATTGTGAGCCGTATCCTGAACGTCCGGTTCGGCAGCGCCTTTACTTTCGCTTCGGCACAGACCGGGGAGGAAACTGCTCCGGGACAGATTGCTGCCCGGGTTCTGCGCGATGTCTATCGCATCGATATGGTGGATGCCGCGACGAAAGTTTATGGCGTCGCCGGCGATCCCATCGCCCACTCGCTTTCGCCGCAGATGATGAACACGGCTTTCCGCCGCGAGAACATTAACGCGGTCTACGTTCCGCTGCAAACCAGCGACGTGAAAGATCTGCTCACGTGTGTGCGCGAGGTCCCCATCCAGGGTCTCAGCATCACCATGCCGCTCAAGGAAGATGTTCTTGAGCACCTGGACAAAACCGACGCGCTGAGTGAAAGGATAGGCGCGTGCAACACGCTCATCCGCTCGCAGGATGGCAAGCTCTATGGCTTCAATACCGATGTCGCCGGCGTGGTGCGTCCGCTGGAGCAGCGGCTGAACCTTGCAGGCGCAAAGATTCTCGTGATCGGCGCCGGCGGCGCAGCGCGTGCAGCGGTGTTCGGACTACGCGAGCGCAGCTCTGAGGTATGGGTGATGAACCGCTCTGCAGAAAAAGGCCAGAAACTGGCGCGCCAGGCGCACGCACACTATGTCTCGCATCAACACCTGAAGAAGCTCCAGTTCGACGTCATCATCAACGCAACGCCGGTTGGCATGGGGGCGCGTCCGCAATCGCCGATTGAAGAATCGGAGCTTCAGGCGCGTTACCTATTCGAAATGATCTACAACCCGGCGGAAACCAAGCTGGTGAAGATGGCTCGTGCCAAAGGCATTCAAGTGATTGCCGGCTCGGAGATGTTCGTTCACCAGGGCGCGCGTCAATTCGAAATCTGGACCGGCAAACCGGCGCCTTTCGATGATATGCATCGCACTGTGCTGCACGCGCTCGGCCTCGGACAGCAGTCGTTCACAATGCGCGAGCCCGCCGCAGCCATGCCGCTGAGGAAAGCGTAA
- a CDS encoding acyl-CoA carboxylase subunit beta: MNLEQKLEELKRRDTAAESGGGPERRERQHKEGKLSARERINFLLDEGTFEETDRFVTHRASDFGMDQQKILGDGFVTGYGRIEGRLVFVFAQDFTVFGGSLSEANAAKIVKIMDMAMRVGAPVIGLNDSGGARIQEGVMSLAGYADIFLRNTLASGVIPQLSAIMGPCAGGAVYSPAITDFIFMVDKTSYMFVTGPDVIKTVTHEEVTKDQLGGAATHNETSGVAQFLAHDDAECLSMIRELMSFIPSNNLDDPPRRTTTDPIDRGDAELDAIVPALSNQPYDIKDVITRVVDDGYFFEVQELYAKNLVVGFARLNGRPVGVVANQPAFLAGVLDINASDKGARFVRFCDAFNIPLVTFEDVPGFLPGTQQEYGGIIRHGAKLLFAFAEATVPKMTVITRKAYGGAYCVMSSKHIRTDVNYAWPTAEIAVMGPEGAVNIVYKRELERAAQMGKTEAERTAILERERSKKIDEFRERFANPYVAAERGYIDAVIRPRETRKKLIDALEMLDTKRDKNPPKKHGNIPL, encoded by the coding sequence ATGAATCTTGAGCAGAAGCTGGAAGAGTTGAAGCGCCGTGATACGGCTGCGGAAAGCGGTGGCGGACCTGAACGGCGCGAGCGTCAGCATAAAGAAGGGAAGCTCTCGGCGCGCGAGCGCATTAACTTTCTTCTCGATGAGGGCACATTCGAGGAGACTGATCGCTTTGTCACTCATCGCGCCAGCGACTTCGGCATGGATCAGCAGAAGATCCTCGGTGATGGCTTCGTTACCGGCTATGGCCGCATCGAGGGACGGCTCGTCTTCGTCTTTGCTCAGGACTTCACCGTTTTCGGAGGATCGCTGTCGGAAGCCAACGCAGCCAAGATCGTGAAGATCATGGACATGGCCATGCGCGTTGGTGCGCCGGTGATTGGGCTGAACGATTCTGGCGGAGCGCGCATTCAGGAAGGCGTGATGTCGCTCGCTGGATATGCCGATATCTTTCTGCGCAACACGCTGGCAAGCGGCGTGATTCCCCAGCTTTCGGCGATTATGGGACCTTGCGCGGGCGGCGCCGTCTATTCACCGGCAATCACCGACTTCATCTTCATGGTAGATAAGACGTCGTACATGTTCGTGACTGGTCCGGATGTGATCAAGACGGTTACACACGAAGAAGTCACCAAAGACCAGCTTGGCGGGGCCGCGACCCATAATGAAACTTCGGGTGTCGCGCAGTTTCTGGCTCACGATGATGCCGAGTGCCTGTCGATGATCCGCGAACTGATGAGTTTTATTCCGTCCAACAACCTGGACGATCCTCCGCGGCGTACCACGACCGATCCTATCGATCGCGGCGATGCCGAGCTCGACGCAATCGTTCCTGCGCTTTCCAATCAGCCTTACGACATTAAGGACGTGATCACGCGCGTGGTCGATGACGGCTACTTCTTCGAGGTGCAGGAGCTGTATGCGAAGAACCTGGTCGTCGGATTTGCGCGGCTGAATGGCCGGCCAGTTGGCGTCGTGGCAAATCAGCCCGCGTTTCTGGCTGGCGTGCTCGATATTAACGCCTCGGACAAAGGCGCACGATTCGTGCGTTTCTGCGATGCGTTCAACATTCCGCTGGTCACGTTCGAAGATGTTCCCGGATTTCTTCCCGGCACGCAGCAGGAGTACGGCGGCATTATTCGCCATGGCGCCAAGCTGCTCTTTGCCTTTGCCGAAGCGACCGTTCCCAAAATGACAGTGATCACGCGCAAGGCTTATGGCGGAGCTTATTGCGTGATGTCGTCAAAGCACATTCGCACCGACGTGAACTATGCCTGGCCGACCGCGGAGATCGCTGTTATGGGTCCGGAAGGCGCCGTGAACATCGTCTACAAGCGCGAACTCGAACGCGCCGCGCAGATGGGCAAAACCGAAGCCGAGCGCACGGCGATTCTTGAACGCGAGCGCAGCAAGAAAATCGACGAGTTTCGCGAGCGCTTTGCAAATCCTTATGTCGCTGCCGAACGCGGATATATCGATGCGGTCATCCGTCCGCGCGAAACGCGCAAGAAGCTGATCGATGCGCTAGAGATGCTCGACACGAAGCGGGACAAGAACCCGCCGAAGAAGCACGGGAATATTCCGCTGTAA
- a CDS encoding SPFH domain-containing protein, which produces MDPSLIGFIVLAVIVVATILSGLFTVDTAEAAVIQRFGKFVRIAGPGLNFKLPWFEHVAGRVNLRVQQFRVEVETKTRDNVFVKVMVSVQYQVLQDKVYQAYYKLQSPGEQITSYVFDSVRSQVPKMAVDDVFEKKDDVADAVKTELSNVMNDFGYIIIKALVTDVDPDPKVKSAMNDINAAQREQVAAQARGEAEKILKVKQAEADAESKALQGKGIADQRKAIINGLRESVEAFKESIEGAQAKDVMALVLMTQYFDTLKEIGSQDKSNTILMPHSPGAMMDFYQQIQNATLIGSEAAAKVQAAAAGGKG; this is translated from the coding sequence ATGGATCCAAGCCTCATTGGCTTTATCGTTCTTGCTGTCATCGTCGTCGCCACCATTCTCAGTGGACTGTTCACTGTCGACACCGCCGAAGCTGCCGTCATTCAGCGCTTCGGCAAATTCGTGCGCATCGCCGGCCCGGGACTGAATTTCAAGCTGCCGTGGTTCGAGCACGTTGCCGGACGTGTGAATCTACGCGTTCAACAGTTCCGCGTTGAAGTCGAGACCAAAACGCGTGACAACGTCTTCGTGAAAGTCATGGTCTCAGTCCAATATCAAGTTCTTCAGGACAAGGTGTATCAGGCGTACTACAAGCTCCAATCACCTGGAGAGCAGATCACGTCATACGTCTTCGACTCAGTGCGGTCGCAGGTTCCGAAGATGGCCGTCGACGATGTCTTCGAAAAGAAAGATGACGTCGCCGATGCCGTGAAGACGGAGCTTTCCAACGTCATGAACGATTTTGGCTACATCATCATCAAAGCGCTCGTCACCGACGTGGATCCCGATCCCAAAGTGAAATCGGCGATGAACGACATCAACGCGGCGCAACGCGAGCAGGTGGCAGCGCAGGCTCGCGGTGAAGCCGAGAAGATTCTCAAAGTAAAACAGGCCGAAGCCGACGCCGAAAGCAAAGCCCTGCAGGGTAAAGGCATCGCCGATCAGCGCAAAGCAATCATCAACGGTCTGCGCGAGTCGGTTGAGGCGTTCAAAGAGAGCATCGAAGGCGCGCAAGCCAAAGACGTGATGGCACTGGTGCTGATGACGCAATACTTCGACACGCTCAAAGAGATTGGTTCGCAGGACAAGAGCAACACCATCCTGATGCCGCATTCTCCCGGCGCCATGATGGATTTCTATCAGCAGATTCAAAACGCGACGCTCATCGGCAGCGAGGCAGCAGCGAAGGTGCAGGCCGCGGCGGCAGGAGGGAAGGGATGA
- a CDS encoding HAMP domain-containing sensor histidine kinase, with amino-acid sequence MTLRAKFLLALLLISVFLTGASLIVVRRVVSAHVRAQVIQDVHNSVTTFENVQRQREENLVRSADLMADLSIIRALMTTHHAATIQDASTEQWQTAGSDLLVLTDAGGKMMALQSNSRDLSRDEIQKQVTSSLPPAEGVSWWLCGKHLFEVAMRPIYLGEAERNRVVGFLALGSEIDEKVARELSQVAGSQVIFRANDSLVRSTLAPAQERDFSSKLPDSLLARSPREISLGDEKFLAEDVQLSAAPTHVRLTVLKSLDQSTRFLTDLDRLILALGILALVFGATLVWIISSSITKPLSSLVEGVRALGQSDFEYPLTKGGRDEVAELTAAFSRMRADLQQSQHELLESERLATIGRMASSISHDLRHYLSAIFSNAEFLSDSRRAVAEKQELYEEIRISVMQMNELIDSLLEFSRTRESLRLGLSHPEEAIQAAIQSIRTRPEFRNVAFAVSSTGTHEGMYDMKRLERVFHNLFLNACEAACTESGRIQVDIRELDSRVEIRVIDNGRGISQDHQAKIFEPFFTHGKANGTGLGLTIAQKIVQDHGGDLRIERTSAEGTSILVTLPVLGPTLAGHKVVTSTPVNVI; translated from the coding sequence GTGACCCTTCGCGCCAAATTCCTGCTTGCGCTGCTGCTCATCTCCGTCTTCCTGACGGGAGCCAGCCTCATCGTTGTCCGACGCGTAGTAAGCGCACACGTTCGTGCGCAGGTCATTCAGGACGTACATAACTCTGTCACTACCTTCGAGAACGTACAGCGCCAGCGCGAGGAAAACTTGGTGCGCTCGGCCGATCTCATGGCCGATCTGTCGATCATCCGTGCTCTTATGACTACGCATCACGCAGCCACGATTCAGGACGCGTCGACCGAACAATGGCAAACCGCCGGCAGCGATCTCCTCGTCCTTACCGACGCCGGCGGCAAGATGATGGCACTGCAGTCAAACTCCCGGGATTTGAGTCGTGATGAGATCCAAAAGCAGGTAACTTCATCGCTCCCTCCAGCGGAAGGCGTTTCCTGGTGGCTCTGCGGTAAACATCTGTTCGAAGTCGCGATGCGTCCGATTTACCTGGGCGAAGCAGAACGAAATCGCGTGGTTGGATTTCTAGCGCTCGGATCGGAGATTGATGAGAAGGTAGCCCGCGAGCTGAGTCAGGTTGCCGGCAGCCAGGTAATCTTCCGCGCGAATGATTCGCTGGTGCGCAGCACGCTTGCGCCTGCGCAGGAACGGGATTTCTCTTCGAAGCTTCCGGATTCGCTGCTGGCGCGCTCCCCGCGAGAAATCAGTCTCGGCGACGAGAAGTTTCTTGCCGAGGACGTTCAGCTCTCGGCCGCTCCAACGCATGTTCGTCTCACCGTTCTCAAGTCGCTCGACCAGTCCACCCGCTTCCTCACCGATCTCGATCGCCTCATTCTCGCTTTGGGAATTCTCGCTCTCGTCTTCGGCGCGACCCTGGTTTGGATCATCTCCAGCAGCATCACCAAGCCGCTGAGCTCTCTCGTCGAAGGCGTGCGTGCGCTGGGCCAGTCGGACTTCGAGTATCCACTAACCAAAGGCGGACGCGACGAAGTGGCTGAGCTGACTGCGGCCTTCAGCCGCATGCGCGCCGATCTGCAGCAAAGTCAGCACGAATTGCTCGAAAGCGAACGCCTCGCGACCATCGGACGTATGGCCAGTTCAATTTCGCACGATTTGCGGCACTATCTCTCGGCCATCTTTTCTAATGCAGAGTTCTTGAGCGACTCCCGCCGCGCTGTTGCCGAAAAGCAGGAGCTTTATGAAGAGATTCGAATCTCCGTCATGCAGATGAACGAACTCATCGACTCGCTGCTCGAGTTTTCGCGTACCCGTGAGTCGCTGCGCCTCGGACTTTCGCATCCTGAAGAAGCGATTCAGGCGGCCATCCAGAGTATCCGCACACGCCCCGAATTTCGGAACGTCGCGTTTGCCGTTAGCTCCACCGGCACTCATGAAGGCATGTATGACATGAAGCGCCTGGAGCGCGTCTTTCACAATCTTTTCTTGAATGCGTGCGAGGCGGCTTGTACTGAATCGGGAAGGATTCAGGTGGACATCCGCGAACTGGATAGCAGAGTCGAAATTCGCGTTATCGACAACGGACGCGGCATTTCGCAAGATCATCAAGCCAAAATCTTCGAACCTTTCTTCACGCACGGCAAAGCCAACGGCACCGGCCTGGGGCTGACGATTGCGCAGAAGATCGTTCAAGACCACGGCGGCGATCTCAGAATCGAGAGGACCTCAGCAGAAGGAACCTCGATTCTGGTCACTCTGCCCGTTTTGGGACCCACCCTGGCAGGCCATAAGGTTGTAACCAGCACTCCGGTGAACGTGATCTGA
- a CDS encoding response regulator transcription factor, whose amino-acid sequence MDRILVIEDDPKVQRAMSRLFEPEGFAVEIAGTGDAGLQAFAARQPNVVILDLRMPGMGGREVCQQIKRRAPAMPIIVVSAASDVMDKVLLLELGADDYVTKPFSPRELLARTRAALRRSTRVPNEERFAFDEVSVDFTRMQLTRSGEPVTMTAQEFKVLKFMVENRERVISRDELLNEVWGYQDYPSTRTVDNHILKLRQKLEQEPANPAHFLTVHGVGYRFVP is encoded by the coding sequence ATGGATCGTATCCTCGTTATTGAAGATGACCCGAAGGTTCAACGGGCGATGAGCCGTCTTTTTGAGCCCGAAGGCTTCGCCGTGGAAATCGCCGGAACCGGTGATGCAGGCCTTCAGGCCTTTGCCGCCCGACAGCCCAATGTCGTCATTCTCGATTTGCGTATGCCCGGAATGGGAGGACGCGAAGTTTGCCAGCAGATCAAGCGGCGGGCTCCCGCAATGCCGATCATCGTAGTGAGCGCGGCATCCGACGTGATGGACAAGGTTCTGCTGCTGGAGCTTGGCGCCGACGACTACGTCACCAAGCCATTCTCCCCGCGCGAGCTTCTGGCGCGCACGCGTGCGGCACTCCGGCGCTCAACCCGCGTTCCGAATGAGGAACGCTTTGCTTTTGACGAAGTCTCCGTCGACTTCACGCGCATGCAGCTCACTCGATCGGGCGAGCCGGTGACTATGACCGCGCAGGAGTTCAAGGTGCTGAAGTTCATGGTAGAAAACCGCGAGCGCGTGATCTCGCGCGATGAGCTATTGAACGAAGTCTGGGGCTATCAGGATTATCCAAGCACGCGCACGGTGGACAATCACATCCTCAAGCTCCGCCAGAAGCTGGAACAGGAGCCGGCGAATCCCGCGCACTTCCTCACCGTACATGGCGTAGGATACCGCTTCGTGCCGTAG
- the oxlT gene encoding oxalate/formate MFS antiporter: MAGAPVSIHSSATRAAGRWVQLIAGIIAMMAVANLQYSWTLFTGELTASLHATLPAIQVAFSTFLIAVTWLVPFDGYLIDRFGPRPIMICAGVLVGIGWIGAGRASTVTELVIVYTIGGIGAGIVYGGTIGNALKWFPDRRGLCVGLTSGAYGLGTALTVSGIASMIRSSGYARTFIVWGLAQGIVVVLSALVMENPPDDWMPAGYAPNRERSTAKVLSSGLEMSPWQMMRTGPFWLIYLMMTLMSFGGLMVTAQLSPIAKFHNVDKVIVIFGMSALVLAIQIDRILNGLTRPFWGWASDHLGRENTMFAAFTLEAAAVFLLLRLADHPVWFIALSGLCFFAWGEIFSLFPSITADLFGAKWATTNFGVVLTGAGVASIFAGPIAAMASVKSGNWTSVFWAMIACDIISALLALFWLKPTARRLLTPRDQ, encoded by the coding sequence GTGGCTGGCGCACCTGTCTCGATCCACTCGTCGGCAACTCGAGCGGCCGGCCGCTGGGTACAGCTCATCGCCGGAATTATCGCCATGATGGCGGTGGCGAACCTGCAGTACTCCTGGACTCTCTTCACTGGCGAGCTTACAGCCAGCCTCCACGCAACGCTGCCTGCAATCCAGGTGGCGTTCTCGACATTCCTCATCGCGGTCACTTGGCTTGTCCCGTTTGACGGCTACTTGATCGACCGCTTCGGTCCGCGTCCAATCATGATCTGCGCTGGAGTGCTCGTCGGTATTGGCTGGATAGGTGCTGGAAGAGCTTCGACGGTCACTGAGCTTGTGATCGTGTACACCATCGGTGGGATCGGCGCGGGCATCGTTTATGGCGGCACGATTGGCAATGCTCTGAAGTGGTTTCCTGATCGCCGCGGTCTCTGCGTTGGCCTGACGAGCGGCGCTTATGGACTCGGGACGGCGTTGACCGTTTCGGGAATCGCATCGATGATCCGCTCCTCCGGATACGCGCGCACTTTCATCGTGTGGGGGCTGGCGCAAGGAATTGTAGTTGTCCTATCGGCGCTCGTAATGGAGAACCCGCCCGACGACTGGATGCCCGCCGGCTATGCTCCAAATCGGGAGCGATCGACTGCAAAGGTTCTTAGCTCCGGACTCGAGATGTCGCCCTGGCAGATGATGCGAACCGGCCCATTCTGGCTCATCTACCTGATGATGACGCTCATGTCGTTCGGTGGACTGATGGTCACCGCTCAGCTAAGTCCGATTGCGAAGTTCCACAACGTAGACAAGGTCATCGTGATCTTCGGCATGTCCGCTCTCGTCCTGGCAATCCAGATCGATCGCATTCTCAATGGGCTTACTCGCCCATTTTGGGGCTGGGCTTCGGATCATCTCGGGCGGGAGAACACGATGTTTGCGGCATTCACGCTGGAAGCAGCTGCAGTATTCCTCCTGCTGCGGCTCGCCGATCATCCGGTTTGGTTCATCGCACTCTCCGGCCTGTGCTTCTTCGCGTGGGGTGAAATCTTCTCGTTATTCCCATCGATTACTGCGGATCTGTTCGGAGCAAAATGGGCGACCACAAACTTCGGAGTAGTGCTCACCGGGGCAGGAGTCGCGTCCATTTTCGCCGGGCCGATAGCCGCAATGGCTTCAGTGAAATCCGGCAACTGGACCAGCGTGTTCTGGGCCATGATCGCCTGCGACATCATCTCGGCCCTGCTCGCGCTTTTCTGGCTCAAGCCCACGGCGCGCAGATTGCTAACTCCGCGCGATCAATAA
- a CDS encoding polymer-forming cytoskeletal protein, translated as METPRPMPTSEPTPAPANRNAVLNTQEQATIGKSLVIKGEVTGSESLYIDGKVEGSIQLPGNRVTIGRNGQVSANINAREVVVLGKVRGNLTASDRVDIRNEGSLTGDVVAQRISIEDGAFFKGGIDIRKPGQQKDSKEPVSIESSAVAARA; from the coding sequence ATGGAGACCCCTCGCCCGATGCCAACTTCTGAACCAACTCCCGCTCCCGCCAACCGCAATGCCGTCCTGAACACCCAGGAGCAGGCGACGATCGGCAAGAGCCTCGTTATCAAGGGCGAAGTCACCGGATCCGAGTCGCTGTACATCGACGGCAAGGTCGAAGGCTCCATCCAGCTTCCGGGAAATCGCGTGACCATCGGCCGTAACGGCCAGGTTTCGGCGAACATCAACGCCCGCGAAGTGGTTGTGCTCGGCAAAGTTCGCGGCAACCTGACGGCCAGCGACCGCGTTGACATCCGCAACGAAGGCTCGCTCACCGGCGACGTCGTGGCGCAGCGCATCAGCATCGAAGATGGCGCCTTCTTCAAGGGCGGCATCGACATCCGCAAGCCCGGACAGCAGAAGGACAGCAAGGAGCCCGTCTCCATCGAGTCCTCGGCAGTCGCGGCTCGCGCTTAA